A window from Citrus sinensis cultivar Valencia sweet orange chromosome 3, DVS_A1.0, whole genome shotgun sequence encodes these proteins:
- the LOC102619268 gene encoding probable tRNA N6-adenosine threonylcarbamoyltransferase, mitochondrial, producing MASFSDHPKTMSSLQTLSSRISRLNLLQKPSLNYSPMSPGLFVRHNRQIIRPTWSPLRIFSLPNRHFSSKNFGQIKMSAKDDLIILGIETSCDDTAAAVVRGNGEILSQVVSSQADLLAKYGGVAPKMAEEAHSLAIDPVVQEALHKANLTERDLSAVAVTIGPGLSLCLRVGVQKARKIAGQFNLPIVGVHHMEAHALVARLIEQDLRFPFLALLISGGHNLLVLAHNLGQYTQLGTTIDDAIGEAFDKTAKWLGLDMRRSGGPAVEKLALEGDAESVKFSTPMKQHKDCNFSYAGLKTQVRLAIESKNIDSRIPISSTSCQDRKSRANIAASFQRVAVLHLEERCERAIEWALKIEPSIKHLVVSGGVASNKYVRARLDRVVKNNSLQLVCPPPSLCTDNGVMVAWTGIEHFCVGRFDPPPPADDPEDFMYDLRPRWPLGEEFAEGRSEARSLRKARMHPSLTSIIQASMQQQSP from the exons ATGGCAAGCTTTTCAGATCACCCAAAAACGATGTCTTCGTTACAAACACTCTCCTCAAGAATTTCGCGCCTAAATCTCCTTCAAAAACCCTCGCTTAACTATTCGCCAATGTCTCCAGGATTATTTGTCCGTCACAatcgacaaataataagaCCCACGTGGTCCCCTCTCAGAATTTTTTCTCTACCAAACCGTCACTTCAGTTCAAAGAATTTCGGCCAAATCAAGATGAGTGCTaaagatgatttaataattCTCGGCATCGAAACGAGTTGCGATGACACGGCGGCTGCTGTT GTGAGAGGCAATGGTGAAATTCTCAGTCAAGTTGTGTCTTCTCAG GCAGATCTGCTAGCTAAATATGGAGGTGTAGCTCCAAAGATGGCTGAAGAAGCACACTCACTAGCTATTGATCCG GTTGTGCAAGAAGCACTCCATAAAGCCAATTTAACTGAGAGAGATCTTTCTGCAGTTGCTGTCACTATTGGTCCCGGATTAAGCCTATGTCTTCGTG TTGGTGTGCAGAAAGCTCGGAAGATTGCTGGTCAATTCAATCTACCCATTGTTGGTGTTCACCACATGGAGGCTCATGCTTTAGTAGCCAG ATTAATTGAACAGGACTTGCGATTTCCTTTCTTAGCTTTGCTTATATCAG GTGGTCACAATCTACTTGTTCTTGCGCATAATCTTGGGCAATACACACAGCTTGGGACCACAATAGACGATGCAATTGGTGAGGCATTTGATAAGACAGCAAAATGGCTGGGTCTGGATATGAGGAGAAGTGGTGGACCAGCTGTGGAGAAACTTGCTCTAGAGGGTGATGCTGAGTCTGTCAAATTCTCA accCCAATGAAACAACATAAAGATTGCAACTTCTCATATGCTGGTCTGAAGACTCAAGTGAGACTGGCAATTGAATCCAAAAATAT TGATTCTAGGATTCCCATTTCTTCTACCAGCTGCCAAGACAGAAAATCTCGGGCAAATATTGCTGCCTCTTTtcag CGAGTTGCAGTATTACATCTAGAGGAAAGGTGTGAACGAGCAATTGAATGGGCATTGAAGATTGAGCCTTCTATAAAACATCTG GTAGTCTCTGGAGGTGTTGCATCAAATAAGTATGTTAGGGCTCGACTTGATCGGGTAGTTAAAAATAACAGCCTGCAACTTGTGTGCCCTCCTCCCAGCCTTTGTACTGACAATG GTGTAATGGTGGCTTGGACTGGCATTGAGCATTTCTGTGTTGGAAGGTTTGATCCTCCACCACCTGCAGATGACCCTGAAGATTTTATG TATGATTTACGGCCACGGTGGCCATTGGGAGAGGAATTTGCTGAAGGAAGAAGCGAAGCGCGGTCCTTGAGAAAAGCTCGAATGCATCCTTCTCTCACATCTATCATCCAGGCATCTATGCAGCAGCAATCTCCTTGA
- the LOC102620971 gene encoding protein NRT1/ PTR FAMILY 7.3-like yields the protein MEAKQQEPITSEASQLNLSIEERLRHAYTKDGSLDFHGKPAIKDRTGGWRCGTLLLVNQGLANLAFAGVEVNMVLFAKSVLRQTNAEASNTFSRWMGSLYLSSLMGAFLSDSYLGRYLTCVTFQAFSIIGLLGLSFATQSFLLRPHGCGKIGQLCDPHSPAETAIFYISIYLFALGIGAPEPALATFGADQFDEEDPKEKKSKTSFYSYFYIALNLGCLFSETVLVYAENMGYWVLGFWICAGCDILAFSSLLSGTLRYRHFKPSGNPLSRFSQVIVASLRKINLEMPTNGGGLFEVHVREYEANGTRRILHTNDFKFLDRAAIMTSADITTNEDQNPNQWRLCTVTQVEEVKCVLRLLPVWLCTILSSMAYIQMLSLFVEQGAAMNTGVSNFQIPPASMTAFDIVSTTAFILLYDKLIVPLYLKVAKRRPKTPSELQRVGIGLAIATVAMIIAGIVEQRRLKYASFGGEETSSLSIFWQTPQYVLLGVSEAFVYVAQMEFFASQIPNGLKSLGIALSMSSTAIGTYVCSMILSVVMVLTTKNGKPGWVPPNLNDGHLDRFFFLSATVTAMNLGVFVVCARRYKSISLQKQEGESAAGVQ from the exons ATGGAGGCAAAGCAACAGGAACCTATAACCAGTGAAGCTTCTCAG CTTAATCTGTCAATCGAAGAAAGGCTTCGCCATGCATACACTAAAGATGGGTCGCTCGATTTTCATGGTAAACCGGCCATTAAAGATAGGACTGGCGGATGGAGATGTGGAACTTTGTTATTAG TGAACCAAGGGCTTGCAAACCTTGCTTTTGCTGGAGTCGAAGTGAATATGGTTCTATTTGCAAAATCTGTACTGAGGCAGACCAATGCAGAAGCATCAAACACTTTCAGCAGATGGATGGGATCCTTGTATCTCTCTTCTTTGATGGGTGCTTTTCTTAGTGACTCTTATTTGGGAAGATACCTCACTTGTGTAACTTTCCAGGCTTTCTCAATTATT GGCCTGCTAGGTCTATCCTTTGCAACTCAGTCATTTCTGCTTAGACCTCATGGCTGTGGCAAAATTGGGCAGCTTTGTGATCCGCACTCACCAGCTGAAACTGCAATATTCTACATATCAATTTATCTATTTGCACTAGGAATTGGAGCCCCTGAACCTGCACTTGCTACATTCGGTGCAGACCAGTTTGATGAAGAGGAtcccaaagaaaagaaatccaaaactTCATTTTACAGCTATTTTTATATTGCTTTAAATCTCGGTTGCTTGTTTTCGGAGACAGTTCTCGTTTATGCAGAGAACATGGGGTATTGGGTATTGGGATTTTGGATTTGTGCAGGTTGTGATATTTTGGCATTTTCATCACTGCTTAGTGGGACTCTCAGGTATCGGCATTTCAAGCCTTCTGGTAATCCACTCTCCAGATTCTCACAGGTCATTGTGGCTTCGTTAAGGAAAATAAATCTTGAAATGCCAACAAACGGTGGAGGTCTCTTTGAAGTCCATGTAAGGGAATATGAAGCTAATGGGACAAGGAGAATCCTACACACTAATGACTTCAA ATTTCTTGATCGGGCTGCCATTATGACCTCTGCTGATATAACAACAAATGAAGATCAAAACCCAAACCAGTGGCGACTTTGCACAGTCACACAGGTTGAAGAAGTGAAATGTGTATTAAGGCTATTACCGGTGTGGCTTTGTACCATCTTGTCCTCCATGGCATACATACAGATGCTTTCGCTCTTTGTCGAGCAAGGAGCAGCCATGAACACGGGAGTCTCAAACTTTCAAATTCCTCCAGCCAGCATGACAGCATTTGATATTGTGAGCACGACTGCATTCATCCTATTATATGACAAACTCATTGTTCCTTTATATCTAAAAGTAGCAAAAAGAAGGCCAAAAACTCCATCAGAGCTGCAAAGAGTCGGAATAGGTCTGGCCATTGCAACAGTGGCAATGATAATCGCAGGCATCGTTGAACAACGCAGGCTAAAATATGCTAGTTTCGGTGGTGAGGAGACAAGCTCTCTAAGCATCTTCTGGCAGACTCCGCAATACGTGCTTCTAGGAGTGTCTGAAGCATTTGTGTATGTTGCACAAATGGAATTTTTTGCATCACAGATACCAAATGGATTGAAAAGCTTGGGGATTGCATTGTCCATGTCATCAACAGCAATTGGGACCTACGTGTGCAGCATGATATTGTCTGTCGTGATGGTTTTGACAACCAAGAACGGGAAGCCCGGTTGGGTTCCTCCAAATCTTAATGATGGCCATTTGgacagattttttttcctgtcGGCTACTGTGACTGCCATGAATTTGGGTGTTTTTGTTGTGTGTGCCAGGCGTTATAAGTCCATATCACTGCAAAAGCAAGAGGGGGAAAGTGCAGCGGGGGTGCAATGA